A single Ptiloglossa arizonensis isolate GNS036 chromosome 2, iyPtiAriz1_principal, whole genome shotgun sequence DNA region contains:
- the LOC143154879 gene encoding uncharacterized protein LOC143154879, which produces MPLLIVPPAPQPASPLIPVQLPHTTIATATATVTDTTITTATATATATAAATTTATATATATAAATASATATATITTTATATANSIATATATATATATAAAAAISTNIASTYNSSTTKITIANNTNTNSNTTNPTVYYYNIDNNNNSSNNNKINNNNNNNSNNNIYTNNNNIYNNKSNRDQIETEIENENQNENENENENENENENENENENENENENENENENENENTNEIVNEYENENENENASGKKNENENENENENQNENENENENENENENENENENENTNEIVNEYENENENENASGKKNEYENNNNNNNNSNNDVDNNDDNNNNSNNNDDDDDDDDDDNNNNNNKNNNNNNNNTNATIATTPVFTATIAAVSSVTISATSRLNDTSIATATATHAIATTATSALITNTTTNTTHHYYY; this is translated from the exons ATGCCACTACTAATAGTACCACCAGCACCACAACCAGCATCACCATTAATACCAGTACAATTACCACA TACAACCATAGCAACAGCCACAGCCACAGTCACAGATACAACTATAACTACAGCTACAGCTACAGCCACAGCTACAGCCGCAGCTACAACCACAGCTACAGCCACAGCCACAGCTACAGCTGCCGCTACCGCTAGTGCTACAGCTACCGCCACCATTACCACTACTGCAACCGCTACCGCTAACAGTATTGCTACTGCTACCGCTACTGCTACTGctactgctactgctgctgctgctgctattTCTACTAATATTGCTAGTACTTATAATAGTTCCACAACCAAAATCACCATTGCTAATAACACCAATACTAATAGTAATACTACAAATCCTACtgtgtattattataatattgataataataataatagtagtaataataataagattaacaataataacaataataattctaataataatatttatactaataataataatatttataataataaaagtaatcgGGATCAGATTGAGACTGAGATTGAAAATGAGAATCAGAATGAGAATGAGAATGAGAATGAGAATGAGAATGAGAATGAGAATGAGAATGAGAATGAGAATGAGAATGAGAATGAGAATGAGAATGAGAATGAGAATGAGAATGAGAATACGAATGAAATTGTGAATGAATATGAGAATGAGAACGAGAATGAGAATGCAAGTGGAAAGAAAAATGAGAATGAGAACGAGAATGAGAATGAGAATCAGAATGAGAATGAGAATGAGAATGAGAATGAGAATGAGAATGAGAATGAGAATGAGAACGAGAATGAGAATACGAATGAAATTGTGAATGAATATGAGAATGAGAACGAGAATGAGAATGCAAGTGGAAAGAAAAATGAGtatgagaataataataataataataataacagtaataatgatgtcgataataatgatgataataataataacagtaataataatgatgatgacgacgacgacgatgatgatgataataataataataataataaaaataataataataataataataataccaatGCAACAATTGCTACTACTCCTGTTTTTACTGCTACAATAGCCGCTGTCTCTAGCGTTACGATTTCTGCTACATCAAGGCTTAACGATACTTCTATTGCTACTGCAACAGCTACGCATGCTATTGCTACAACTGCTACTAGTGCTCTTATCACTAACACTACTACTAATACTACG caccactactactactaa